A genome region from Myroides fluvii includes the following:
- a CDS encoding deoxyhypusine synthase family protein: MSKGPISQFIEHQYRHFNAAALVDAAKGYELHLAEGGKMLISMGGAMSTAELGISLAEMIRQDKVHFISCTGANLEEDVMNLVAHSHYKRVPNYRDLTPEQERELLDNHYNRVTDTCIPEEEAFRRLQKHLEDVWHAAEAKGERYFPHEFLYQVVNSGVLEQYYEIDPKDSWIVAAAEKNLPIVVPGWEDSTCGNIFTSNVIKGKLNVHTVKSGIEYMIFLTEWYRANSGGKGVGFFQIAGGISGDFPICVVPMMYQDLEWEDVPFWAYFCQISDSTTSYGSYSGAVPNEKITWGKLDIDTPKYVIESDATIVAPLVFAYILGH, from the coding sequence ATGAGTAAAGGACCGATTAGTCAGTTTATTGAGCATCAATATAGACATTTTAATGCAGCGGCATTAGTTGATGCTGCAAAAGGATATGAATTGCATTTAGCAGAAGGTGGAAAAATGTTGATCTCTATGGGAGGTGCAATGAGTACAGCCGAATTAGGTATTTCATTAGCAGAAATGATCCGTCAAGATAAAGTTCACTTTATCTCTTGTACAGGAGCAAACCTAGAAGAAGATGTAATGAATCTAGTAGCTCACTCTCACTATAAAAGAGTGCCAAACTACAGAGATTTAACGCCAGAGCAAGAAAGAGAGTTATTAGATAACCACTATAACCGTGTAACGGATACGTGTATTCCTGAAGAAGAAGCATTCCGTCGTTTACAAAAACACTTGGAAGATGTATGGCATGCTGCTGAAGCAAAAGGAGAGCGTTATTTCCCACACGAATTCTTATACCAAGTTGTCAATTCAGGTGTGTTAGAGCAATACTATGAAATCGATCCAAAAGATTCATGGATTGTAGCAGCGGCAGAGAAAAACTTGCCAATTGTTGTTCCAGGATGGGAAGATTCAACGTGTGGAAATATCTTTACTTCAAACGTAATTAAAGGTAAATTAAACGTTCATACAGTAAAATCAGGAATTGAGTACATGATCTTCTTGACAGAATGGTACCGTGCAAATTCAGGAGGTAAAGGAGTAGGTTTCTTCCAAATCGCAGGAGGTATTTCTGGAGATTTCCCTATTTGTGTTGTTCCAATGATGTATCAAGATTTAGAATGGGAAGATGTACCTTTCTGGGCTTATTTCTGTCAAATCTCTGATTCTACAACTTCGTACGGTTCTTATTCTGGTGCAGTGCCAAATGAGAAAATTACATGGGGTAAATTGGATATTGATACACCAAAATATGTAATCGAATCCGATGCTACAATCGTTGCACCGTTGGTATTTGCTTACATTCTAGGTCATTAA
- a CDS encoding DNA gyrase/topoisomerase IV subunit A encodes MSTEDNLNEDMQPNNLENGEFVEDHTALQEEEEKETITKVTGMYKEWFLDYASYVILERAVPAIEDGFKPVQRRIMHSMKELDDGRYNKVANVVGHTMQYHPHGDASIGDAMVQLGQKELLIDMQGNWGNILTGDGAAASRYIEARLSKFALEVLYSPKITEWQSSYDGRRNEPVNLPVKFPLLLAQGAEGIAVGLSTKVLPHNFLELIDASVKILKGKPFTLYPDFPTEGIADVSNYNDGLRGGRVRVRARISQSDKNTLVITQIPFSTTTTTLIDSILKANEKGKLKIRKIEDNTAANVEILIHLPPGTSPDKTIDALYAFTACETSIAPLACIIQDNKPLFIGVSEMLRRSTHQTVDLLKQELEIELDELEERWHFLSLERIFIENRIYRAIEEEETWEGVLSAIDEGLKPFVVNLRRAVTQEDIAKLTEIRIKRISRFDIDKANQQIEALEGDIETVKYNLDHLIDFAIKYFTSLKEKYGKGKERKTELRSFDTIEATKVVLRNTKLYVNKQEGFFGTALRKDEYVCDCSDIDDIIVFLRDGSMVISKVEEKRFVGKDIIHIDVFAKNDKRTIYNLIYRDGKSGPTYIKRFNVMSITRDKVYDLTQGSPGSQILYFSANPNGEAEVVTILLRQLSNVKKLKFDLDFADLLIKGRIAKGNLVTKYAIKKIELKEKGISTLRPRKVWYDDTVRRLNVEGRGELLGEFKPEDRLLIITQSGKVKTVVPELTTHFDEDMIVLEKWKPTKPISALYFDGEKSRYYVKRFLVENENREDSFISEHENSKLELISTDFRPVVEVVFAKVKGVQKENLVLDLEQFITVKGIKALGNQLTADKIKQVDHLESLPYEEEEPEEEVISYDLKDLPDVSIDEDGQSSLF; translated from the coding sequence ATGAGTACTGAAGATAATTTGAATGAAGATATGCAACCAAACAACCTAGAAAATGGGGAGTTTGTAGAAGATCATACGGCATTACAAGAAGAAGAGGAAAAGGAAACCATTACCAAGGTTACAGGGATGTACAAAGAGTGGTTCTTGGATTATGCTTCTTATGTAATTTTAGAACGTGCAGTTCCTGCTATCGAAGATGGTTTTAAGCCTGTTCAGCGTCGTATTATGCACTCCATGAAAGAGTTGGATGATGGTCGATACAATAAAGTGGCCAATGTAGTGGGGCACACCATGCAGTATCACCCACACGGTGATGCGAGTATTGGTGATGCGATGGTACAATTGGGGCAAAAAGAGTTGCTGATTGACATGCAAGGAAACTGGGGAAATATCCTAACAGGTGATGGGGCAGCTGCTTCGCGTTATATTGAAGCGCGTTTGAGTAAATTTGCCCTAGAAGTGTTGTATTCTCCTAAAATTACCGAATGGCAATCTTCTTATGACGGTCGTCGAAATGAACCGGTTAATTTACCGGTTAAGTTCCCTCTGCTTTTAGCGCAAGGAGCCGAAGGGATTGCTGTAGGTTTATCTACGAAAGTTTTACCGCATAACTTCTTGGAACTTATCGATGCTTCCGTTAAAATATTAAAAGGAAAACCGTTTACACTATATCCTGATTTTCCAACAGAAGGGATTGCTGATGTATCGAATTATAACGATGGACTACGCGGTGGACGCGTTCGCGTACGTGCCCGTATCTCGCAATCAGACAAGAATACACTCGTTATTACGCAGATTCCTTTTTCAACTACTACAACCACATTGATTGATAGTATATTGAAAGCCAATGAAAAAGGGAAATTAAAAATTAGAAAAATTGAAGATAACACGGCGGCTAATGTGGAAATTCTAATTCACTTACCTCCGGGAACTTCTCCAGATAAAACGATTGATGCTTTATATGCATTTACAGCATGTGAAACTTCTATCGCACCGCTCGCTTGTATTATTCAAGATAATAAACCCTTGTTTATCGGAGTTTCGGAAATGCTAAGACGTTCAACCCACCAAACGGTTGATTTGCTGAAGCAAGAACTCGAAATTGAATTAGATGAACTAGAAGAGCGTTGGCACTTCTTATCCTTAGAGCGTATTTTTATTGAAAATAGAATTTACCGCGCTATTGAGGAAGAAGAAACATGGGAAGGGGTACTAAGTGCGATTGACGAAGGTTTAAAGCCTTTTGTTGTCAATTTGAGAAGAGCAGTAACTCAAGAAGATATCGCCAAACTAACGGAAATTCGAATCAAGCGTATCTCTCGTTTTGATATTGATAAAGCCAATCAACAAATTGAAGCTTTAGAAGGGGATATTGAAACCGTAAAATACAATTTGGACCACTTAATCGATTTTGCGATTAAGTATTTCACTAGTTTAAAAGAAAAATACGGCAAAGGCAAAGAGCGTAAAACAGAGCTGAGAAGTTTTGATACCATCGAAGCAACGAAAGTTGTGTTGAGAAATACCAAACTCTATGTCAATAAGCAAGAAGGGTTCTTCGGAACCGCATTGCGTAAAGATGAATATGTTTGTGATTGTTCTGATATTGATGATATTATCGTTTTCTTACGCGATGGATCCATGGTTATCTCCAAGGTAGAAGAGAAGCGCTTTGTAGGAAAAGACATTATCCATATTGATGTTTTTGCTAAAAATGACAAACGCACAATTTACAACTTGATTTACCGCGATGGAAAATCAGGACCTACCTATATCAAACGTTTCAATGTGATGAGCATCACACGTGATAAAGTATATGATTTAACCCAAGGAAGTCCAGGGTCTCAAATCTTGTATTTCTCTGCTAATCCAAATGGAGAAGCTGAAGTCGTAACCATTCTCTTGCGTCAATTAAGCAATGTGAAGAAATTGAAATTTGATCTTGACTTTGCTGATTTGCTGATCAAAGGACGTATTGCAAAAGGAAACTTAGTGACAAAGTACGCCATCAAGAAGATTGAGTTAAAGGAAAAGGGAATTTCGACTTTGCGTCCGCGTAAAGTTTGGTATGATGATACAGTTAGACGACTGAATGTGGAAGGTAGAGGAGAGCTATTGGGCGAATTTAAACCAGAAGATCGCTTGTTGATTATCACCCAAAGTGGAAAAGTTAAAACAGTTGTTCCAGAGTTGACGACTCACTTTGATGAAGATATGATTGTATTGGAAAAATGGAAACCAACCAAACCAATTTCGGCACTTTACTTCGATGGTGAGAAGTCAAGATACTATGTGAAGCGATTCTTAGTTGAAAATGAAAATAGAGAAGATAGTTTTATCTCAGAACATGAAAATTCAAAATTAGAATTAATTTCAACTGATTTCCGTCCCGTAGTGGAAGTTGTTTTTGCCAAAGTAAAAGGGGTTCAGAAAGAGAATCTAGTGCTTGATTTAGAGCAATTTATCACAGTGAAGGGAATTAAAGCTTTAGGTAATCAATTAACAGCAGATAAGATCAAGCAAGTCGATCATTTGGAATCTCTGCCTTATGAAGAGGAAGAGCCAGAAGAGGAAGTGATTTCTTACGATTTAAAAGATTTACCGGATGTGTCAATCGACGAAGATGGACAAAGTAGTTTGTTCTAA
- a CDS encoding YihY/virulence factor BrkB family protein — MLQNIPYKKIGELLKKSVIDFLDDRATKFSAALSYYTIFALPPLIILIISASGFFLEEKDVSAFFYQQIGDLVGPNTAKEVEGAMNNVTVNRSGVLPTIIGIVMLLFTASSVFAEIQSSIDYIWGFVAKPDKSIIRMVKNRLLSFAMIASVGFLLLVSLLVNSLASLLYEYLATLFAESTIHLVKLLNNAIVFGVITLLFMLIFKTLPSGKIRIKDAFVGAAFTAVLFMVGKFGIGFYLGTTATSSLYGAAGSIIVMLIWIYYSAMILYFGAEFTKNYALMFGQKIRPGEFSLEIDKNAIKKVEEEEL; from the coding sequence ATGTTACAAAATATACCCTATAAGAAGATTGGTGAATTACTTAAAAAATCAGTGATTGACTTTTTGGATGATAGAGCAACAAAATTTAGTGCCGCCTTGTCGTATTATACGATTTTTGCACTGCCTCCTTTAATTATTTTGATTATTTCAGCTTCTGGATTCTTCCTAGAAGAAAAAGATGTTTCGGCTTTCTTTTATCAGCAAATTGGAGATTTAGTTGGGCCGAATACAGCGAAAGAGGTGGAGGGAGCAATGAATAATGTAACGGTTAATCGCTCGGGGGTTTTGCCAACGATTATTGGAATCGTGATGCTGCTTTTTACAGCTTCTAGTGTGTTTGCCGAAATACAAAGTTCCATAGATTATATCTGGGGTTTTGTTGCTAAACCAGATAAAAGTATCATCCGAATGGTCAAAAATCGATTGCTCTCTTTTGCGATGATCGCCTCCGTTGGTTTTTTGCTTTTGGTGAGCTTGTTAGTCAATTCCTTAGCGAGTCTCTTGTATGAATATTTAGCCACGCTGTTTGCTGAATCAACGATTCATCTAGTGAAATTACTGAATAATGCAATTGTTTTTGGGGTAATTACCTTGCTTTTTATGCTTATATTCAAAACGTTACCTAGTGGTAAGATTCGAATAAAAGATGCCTTTGTTGGCGCTGCGTTTACTGCTGTTTTATTCATGGTGGGGAAATTTGGGATTGGTTTCTATTTGGGAACAACAGCCACTTCATCCTTATATGGTGCAGCGGGTTCCATTATTGTGATGCTAATTTGGATTTATTATTCCGCAATGATTTTGTATTTTGGCGCGGAGTTTACTAAAAATTATGCGTTAATGTTTGGTCAAAAAATCAGACCAGGAGAATTTTCTTTGGAAATTGATAAAAATGCCATTAAAAAGGTAGAAGAAGAGGAGCTTTAG
- a CDS encoding DNA topoisomerase IV subunit B produces the protein MQNQNQYTEDNIRSLDWKEHIRMRPGMYIGKLGDGSSPDDGIYILIKEVIDNSIDEFVMGTGKTIEVTLKDKMVTVRDFGRGIPLGKVIDVVSKMNTGGKYDSKAFKKSVGLNGVGTKAVNALSNYFRVVSVRDNQQKAADFSAGDLVNEEELVETTKRKGTKVSFIADEKIFKNYKYRKEYIERMLKNYCYLNKGLTIIFNGEKFYSENGLMDLLNENIDTEDQVYPIIHLTGDDIEVAITHSKTQYSEEYYSFVNGQNTTQGGTHLGAFREALVRTLKEFYNKNFEASDIRKSIVAAISVKVEEPVFESQTKTKLGSTDMGPDLPTVRTFVNDFVKTQLDNYLHKNPDIAEALLRKILQAERERKELSGIRKIAKERAKKASLHNRKLRDCRTHFTDIKNPKYLESTLFITEGDSASGSITKSRDVNTQAVFSLRGKPLNSYGMTKKIVYENEEFNLLQAALDIEEDFESLRYNNIVIATDADVDGMHIRLLLITFFLQFFPELIKEGHLYILQTPLFRVRNKKETIYCYSDEERVAAIEKLKPKPEITRFKGLGEISPDEFQHFIGENIRLDPVMLDKSMSIEKMLEFYMGKNTPDRQEFIIDNLKVELDVVEE, from the coding sequence ATGCAAAATCAAAATCAGTATACTGAAGACAATATTCGTTCTTTAGATTGGAAAGAGCATATCCGTATGCGTCCGGGTATGTATATCGGTAAGCTTGGTGATGGGTCGTCTCCTGATGATGGTATTTATATCCTGATTAAGGAAGTAATTGACAATAGTATTGATGAGTTTGTGATGGGCACAGGAAAAACTATTGAAGTTACCTTAAAAGACAAAATGGTTACCGTTCGTGACTTCGGTCGTGGAATTCCCCTTGGAAAGGTAATCGACGTTGTTTCGAAAATGAATACCGGAGGTAAGTACGATTCAAAAGCATTTAAAAAATCAGTTGGTTTAAATGGAGTAGGTACCAAAGCAGTGAATGCTTTGTCTAATTATTTCCGCGTTGTTTCGGTTCGAGATAACCAACAAAAAGCAGCAGATTTCTCCGCTGGTGATTTAGTTAACGAAGAAGAACTAGTTGAAACAACCAAACGCAAAGGAACCAAAGTGTCCTTTATTGCGGATGAAAAAATATTCAAGAATTACAAGTACCGTAAAGAGTATATCGAACGTATGCTCAAAAATTACTGTTACCTGAATAAAGGGTTAACCATTATCTTCAATGGTGAAAAATTCTATTCAGAAAACGGGTTAATGGACTTGTTAAATGAAAATATCGATACCGAAGATCAAGTGTATCCAATCATTCACCTAACAGGGGATGATATTGAAGTAGCGATTACCCATAGTAAAACACAGTATTCAGAAGAATATTATTCTTTCGTTAACGGGCAAAATACCACGCAAGGAGGAACCCATTTGGGAGCTTTTAGAGAGGCTTTAGTGCGTACATTGAAGGAGTTTTACAATAAAAACTTTGAGGCTTCGGATATTAGAAAATCCATTGTAGCCGCTATTTCCGTAAAGGTAGAAGAACCGGTGTTTGAATCGCAAACCAAAACAAAGTTGGGATCAACCGATATGGGACCTGATTTACCAACGGTTCGTACTTTTGTCAATGATTTCGTCAAAACGCAATTAGATAACTATCTACATAAAAATCCAGACATTGCAGAAGCACTGTTGCGCAAAATTTTGCAAGCAGAACGCGAACGCAAAGAATTGTCAGGTATTCGTAAAATAGCAAAAGAACGTGCAAAAAAAGCAAGTTTACACAACCGTAAACTACGCGACTGTCGTACGCATTTTACGGATATCAAGAATCCTAAATATTTAGAAAGTACTCTTTTTATTACGGAGGGAGATTCAGCATCTGGATCCATTACGAAATCAAGAGATGTTAATACACAAGCCGTGTTTAGTTTACGTGGAAAACCGCTGAACTCCTACGGAATGACCAAAAAGATTGTATACGAAAACGAAGAGTTTAACTTGCTTCAAGCCGCGTTAGACATTGAAGAGGATTTTGAAAGCTTGCGCTACAACAACATCGTAATCGCAACCGATGCCGATGTCGATGGAATGCACATTCGCCTGTTGTTGATTACTTTTTTCCTGCAATTTTTTCCTGAATTAATTAAAGAAGGGCATTTGTATATCCTACAAACACCTTTGTTCCGTGTAAGAAATAAGAAAGAAACGATTTACTGTTACAGCGATGAAGAACGTGTGGCTGCTATTGAGAAATTAAAACCCAAACCAGAAATCACGCGATTTAAGGGATTAGGAGAGATTTCTCCAGATGAGTTTCAACACTTTATCGGTGAAAATATACGCTTAGATCCAGTTATGCTTGATAAATCGATGTCTATAGAGAAAATGTTGGAGTTTTATATGGGGAAAAACACACCCGATAGACAGGAATTTATTATCGATAATTTGAAAGTTGAACTTGATGTTGTAGAAGAATAG
- the ychF gene encoding redox-regulated ATPase YchF gives MKAGIVGLPNVGKSTLFNCLSNAKAQSANFPFCTIEPNVGVVNVPDPRLSKLEELVNPERVLPATVEIVDIAGLVKGASKGEGLGNQFLGNIRECNAIIHVLRCFDNDNIVHVDGKVNPIRDKETIDIELQLKDLDTVEKRLEKVKKAAKTGNKEAQVEADLLERIRENLLAGKSARVVEAKNQDEVELLEAFQLITSKPVLYVCNVDEGAAVNGNDYVEQVKELVKDENAEVIVLAVGTEADITELETFEERQMFLEDLGLQEPGSSKLIRSAYQLLKLQTYFTAGVKEVRAWTINVGDTAPQAAGVIHSDFEKGFIRAEVIAYDDYVAFGSEAKVKEAGKLRVEGKEYIVKDGDVMHFRFNV, from the coding sequence ATGAAAGCAGGTATTGTAGGATTGCCTAATGTTGGAAAATCAACATTATTTAATTGTTTATCAAACGCTAAAGCGCAAAGTGCAAACTTCCCATTCTGTACAATTGAACCTAACGTTGGTGTGGTGAACGTACCAGATCCACGTTTGTCGAAATTAGAAGAATTAGTGAATCCAGAGCGCGTTTTACCAGCAACAGTGGAAATCGTTGATATTGCAGGATTGGTAAAAGGAGCAAGTAAAGGAGAGGGATTAGGAAATCAATTTTTAGGAAATATTCGCGAGTGTAATGCGATTATCCATGTTTTGCGTTGTTTTGACAACGATAATATCGTGCACGTAGATGGAAAAGTAAATCCAATTCGCGACAAAGAAACAATTGATATTGAGTTGCAGTTAAAGGATCTAGATACAGTTGAAAAACGTTTAGAGAAAGTAAAAAAAGCAGCCAAAACAGGAAATAAAGAAGCGCAAGTAGAAGCGGACTTATTAGAGCGAATCAGAGAGAACTTGTTAGCAGGTAAATCGGCTCGTGTGGTTGAAGCAAAAAATCAAGACGAAGTAGAGCTATTAGAAGCTTTTCAGTTGATTACAAGCAAGCCTGTTTTATATGTATGTAACGTAGATGAAGGAGCAGCTGTAAATGGAAATGACTATGTAGAGCAAGTAAAAGAGCTGGTAAAAGATGAAAATGCAGAAGTAATTGTTTTAGCCGTTGGAACGGAAGCAGATATTACGGAATTAGAAACATTCGAAGAGCGTCAGATGTTCTTAGAAGATTTGGGTTTACAAGAGCCTGGATCATCTAAGTTAATCCGTTCGGCCTATCAATTGCTTAAATTGCAAACGTACTTCACAGCAGGAGTGAAAGAAGTAAGAGCTTGGACGATTAATGTTGGCGATACAGCACCGCAAGCAGCAGGTGTTATCCATTCCGATTTTGAAAAAGGATTTATTCGCGCAGAAGTTATTGCATATGATGATTATGTGGCGTTTGGTTCGGAAGCAAAAGTAAAAGAAGCAGGAAAATTAAGAGTAGAAGGAAAAGAATATATCGTTAAAGATGGTGATGTAATGCATTTCCGTTTTAACGTATAA
- a CDS encoding arginine decarboxylase — protein sequence MNTKYVDLINQTFYFPQEEFKLNKDNLQFHNIDLMGLVEKYGTPLKFTYLPKISDNIAKAKGMFRKAMEKNKYKGNYYYCYCTKSSHFSYVLNEAFKNDIHVETSSAFDVNIVEKLLETGKINKDTFVICNGFKRTQYIDNIANLINNKHDKTIPIIDNYEELDLLQDQINKKFKIGIRIASEESPKFEFYTSRLGIGYKSILPFYRKQIAENPKVELKMLHFFINTGIRDTAYYWNELVKCLKVYITLKKECPTLDSLNIGGGFPIKDSLAFEFDYQYMVDEIINQIKIVCEEADVDVPNIFTEFGSYTVGESGGAVYEILYQKQQNDREKWNMIDSSFITTLPDSWAINKRFIMLPINRWNDPYERILLGGLTCDSDDYYNSEQNLNAIYLPKYNKEKPLYIGFFNTGAYQDTIGGFGGIHHCLIPQPKHILIDKDENGIIASELFSEQQTAEEVLEILGYNKNK from the coding sequence ATGAACACAAAATACGTTGATTTAATCAATCAGACTTTTTATTTCCCACAGGAGGAGTTTAAACTAAACAAAGACAACCTGCAGTTCCATAATATCGATTTAATGGGCTTAGTTGAAAAATACGGAACTCCACTGAAATTCACTTATTTGCCGAAAATATCTGACAACATCGCCAAAGCAAAAGGGATGTTTAGAAAGGCAATGGAAAAAAATAAATACAAAGGAAATTATTACTATTGCTACTGTACCAAAAGTTCTCATTTCTCTTATGTATTAAATGAAGCATTTAAAAACGATATTCACGTAGAAACGTCTTCTGCTTTTGATGTGAATATTGTGGAGAAGCTATTGGAAACAGGGAAAATAAACAAGGATACGTTCGTTATTTGTAACGGATTTAAACGTACGCAGTACATTGATAATATTGCAAACCTGATCAATAACAAACACGATAAAACAATTCCAATTATTGATAATTACGAAGAATTGGATCTTTTACAAGATCAAATTAACAAGAAATTTAAAATAGGAATTCGTATTGCATCAGAGGAATCGCCTAAATTTGAGTTTTATACTTCGCGTTTGGGTATTGGATATAAGAGTATTTTGCCTTTCTATAGAAAACAAATTGCTGAAAACCCAAAAGTAGAGCTTAAAATGCTTCACTTCTTTATTAATACAGGTATTCGCGATACGGCTTACTACTGGAATGAGCTAGTAAAATGTCTAAAAGTGTACATTACGTTGAAAAAAGAATGTCCAACTTTAGATAGTTTGAATATTGGTGGAGGTTTCCCAATCAAAGATTCTTTGGCTTTTGAATTCGATTACCAATACATGGTAGATGAAATCATCAATCAAATTAAAATCGTTTGTGAGGAAGCAGATGTAGATGTTCCGAATATCTTTACTGAATTTGGTTCGTATACTGTTGGAGAAAGTGGAGGAGCAGTCTACGAAATCTTATACCAAAAACAACAAAACGACCGTGAAAAATGGAATATGATCGACTCGTCTTTTATTACAACATTACCCGATTCTTGGGCAATTAATAAAAGATTCATTATGTTGCCAATTAACCGTTGGAATGATCCATATGAGCGTATTTTATTGGGTGGTTTAACTTGTGATAGTGATGACTACTACAATTCAGAGCAAAACTTGAATGCCATTTATTTGCCGAAATACAACAAAGAGAAGCCATTGTATATTGGATTCTTCAATACAGGAGCTTATCAAGATACGATTGGTGGATTTGGTGGTATTCACCACTGTTTAATTCCACAACCAAAACACATCTTAATTGACAAAGATGAAAATGGAATTATCGCTTCTGAATTGTTCTCTGAACAACAAACTGCAGAGGAAGTTTTGGAAATTTTAGGATACAACAAAAATAAGTAA
- a CDS encoding GNAT family N-acetyltransferase, translating into MLLESLQIKEILDNTYPIDLLLLADETLEAIEKYVDNSRVYSAWHEQKEIAVFCLYPIDDKTLEIKNIAVHTAYQNKHIGSYLIDQIKSIARQQSYQTLIVGTSDTGEAQIRFYERNGFVLYAKRENFFIDHYPEPIFENGKQMIDMVLLKCAIS; encoded by the coding sequence ATGCTACTTGAGTCACTTCAAATTAAAGAAATTCTAGACAACACCTATCCGATAGATTTACTTCTATTGGCCGATGAAACCCTTGAGGCTATAGAAAAATACGTAGATAACAGTCGTGTTTATAGCGCATGGCATGAGCAAAAAGAAATTGCTGTTTTTTGCCTCTACCCTATAGACGACAAAACGCTGGAAATAAAAAACATAGCGGTTCACACCGCCTATCAAAACAAGCACATTGGGAGTTATTTGATCGATCAAATTAAAAGCATAGCCCGCCAGCAAAGCTACCAAACGCTAATCGTCGGAACCAGTGACACGGGAGAGGCTCAAATACGCTTCTATGAACGCAATGGCTTTGTGCTATACGCCAAGCGAGAAAATTTTTTCATTGACCATTATCCGGAACCTATCTTTGAAAATGGAAAACAGATGATTGATATGGTCTTATTGAAGTGCGCAATCAGCTAA
- a CDS encoding TIGR02117 family protein, with amino-acid sequence MSKKAATFLARFFLCLFTLVIGYVGVFYALSFVSTPVEVRELSADEEPIIIYLSTNGVHTDFVVPVTTEVMDWKTKFTLPTSQVKWLAFGWGDQGFYLNTPNWSDLQMSTALAALSGRGASAMHVTAYPSFTVDSDAVELLLSPKEYRELVLYIDHTFQKNEGLYQRIETSAYGPYDAFYQAKGSYSLFYTCNTWVNQGLKRINQKAALWTLHDQGIFRHYK; translated from the coding sequence ATGAGCAAAAAAGCAGCAACGTTTTTGGCGCGTTTTTTCTTGTGTCTTTTTACGTTGGTCATCGGGTATGTTGGCGTTTTTTACGCCTTGTCTTTTGTGTCTACACCTGTGGAAGTGAGGGAGTTAAGTGCAGATGAAGAACCAATCATCATTTATTTATCGACCAATGGTGTACATACGGATTTTGTAGTACCTGTTACTACAGAAGTGATGGATTGGAAGACAAAATTTACCTTGCCTACATCGCAAGTGAAATGGCTTGCTTTTGGTTGGGGAGATCAGGGATTCTATCTGAATACACCCAATTGGAGTGATTTACAAATGTCAACCGCCTTAGCGGCACTGTCTGGTAGAGGAGCTTCAGCCATGCATGTTACGGCTTATCCTTCGTTTACGGTAGATTCAGATGCGGTTGAACTGTTGCTTTCGCCTAAGGAATATCGGGAACTGGTGCTGTATATTGATCATACGTTTCAAAAGAATGAGGGGCTTTACCAGCGAATAGAAACCAGCGCTTATGGACCGTATGATGCATTTTATCAGGCAAAAGGAAGTTATAGTTTATTCTATACTTGCAATACCTGGGTGAATCAAGGATTAAAACGAATAAATCAAAAAGCTGCTTTGTGGACTTTACATGACCAAGGCATATTCAGACATTATAAATAA